The Chloroflexota bacterium sequence CATCGTGGGCGCGGTGGAGAAGAGCGGCATCATTGACGGCTCAACGATCAAACCGGGAGACGCGATCATCGGGATCCCATCGAGCGGCCTGCACACGAACGGCTATTCCCTGGGGCGGCGGGTCTTCAACACGGAGAGCGACCCCAAGGCGCTTTCCGTGCGCCACGCCGACCTGGGGCGTACGCTGGGCGAAGCGCTGCTGGAGCCGCACCGCTCCTATTATCACGACGTGAAGCCGGTGATCGGGCAGGTGAAGGGGATGGCGCATATCACCGGAGGCGGCCTGCCGGGGAACGTGCCGCGGGTGCTGCCGAAGGGCGTGACGGCGGTCTTTGACCGCAAGGCGTGGAGCGTGCCGCCGCTCTTCCAGATGATCCAGCGGGCAGGCAAGGTGGACGACGAGGAGATGTTCAAGGTCTTCAACATGGGCATCGGCATGACGGTCTTCTGCGCGCCGGAGCACGTTCGCGCGATCACGGTCCGCATCCCGGATGCCAAGGTCATCGGGCAGGTCACGGCGCAGAGCGGCCCGCAGCGGGTCATTATCAATCCCTGATAGGCAACGGGGTTCCACTATGAAAGCGATCGTCAGCGTTTCCGATAAACGCGGCCTGGTCCCATTCATCCAGAGCCTGCAGGGGCAGGGCCTGGACCTCTATAGCACCGGCGGGACGAAGAAGGCGTTGCAGGAGGCCGGGGTCAAGGTCCACGGGATCAGCGACCTGACGGGCTTCCCGGAGATTCTGGACGGACGGGTGAAGACGCTCCACCCGAAGTTGCACGGCGGCCTGCTGGCGAAGCGGAGCGACGCGAAGCACACGAATGAGTTGAAGGCGAACGCGATTGACTACATAGACATAGTGGTGGTGAACCTCTATCCCTTCGTGCAGACGGCGAGCAAGCCGGGCGTAACCCTGGATGAGGCGCTGGAGAACATAGACATCGGCGGGCCGACGCTGCTGCGCGCCTCCGCGAAGAACTTCCCATCCGTGCTGGTGGTGGTGGACCCGGACGATTACGGCTGGGTGCAGGAGCGCCTGAAGGCCGGAGGCGTCTCCCAGGAAGAGCGGCGCAAGCTGGCGCAGAAGGCCTTCCAGCACGTGGCGCTGTACGATACGGCGATCGCCGGGTACCTGCGCGGCGAGGGCGACCCGTTCACGCAGGAGCTGACGATCGGCCTGACGCGGCTGCAGAGCCTCCGCTATGGGGAGAACCCGCACCAGAAGGCGGCCTTCTACCGGGAGGCATTGAGCGGCGAGGGGACGATCGCCAGCGCGAAGCAGCTCCACGGCAAGGAGCTTTCCTACAACAATATCCTGGACGCAGACGCGGCATGGAGCGCCGCGCGGGATTTCTCCGGGCCGACGGCGGCGGTGATCAAGCACACGAACCCGTGCGGCCTGGCTTCGCACAGCGACCTTGCCGAGGCCTACCGGCGCGCCTATTCGGGAGACACCGTTTCGGCGTTCGGAGGCATCGTGGCGCTGAACCGCGAGGTTGACCTGGCGACGGCGGAGGAGATCCGGAAGATCTTCTATGAGATCGTCATCGCGCCCGGGTACAAGCCGGATGCGCTGGCGCTGCTCCAGAAGAAGAAGGACCTGCGCATCCTGCAGGTCCCGCTGCCCAAGGGCAAAGTCGCCACCGGGCTGGACTTCCGCCGGGTGACGGGCGGCATGCTGGCCCAGGGCTACGACGACATCGCGGAGGAGGCGAAGACGTGGAAGGCGGTCACGAAGCGGCAGCCGACGCCCCTAGAGCTGGAGCAGCTGGCCTTCGCATGGGGCGTGGTGAAGCACGTGAAATCGAATGCCATCGTGCTGGTGAAGGACAAGACGCTGGTGGGCATGGGCGCGGGCCAGCCGAACCGGGTGGTGAGCGTGCACCTGGCGCTGCGGGCTGCGGGCGAGAAGGCGAAGGGCTCTGTGCTGGCTTCGGACGCCTTCTTCCCCTTCCCGGACGGGCCACAGATGGCCCTGGCCGGAGGGATCACGGCGATTGCGCAGCCCGGCGGCTCCATCCGCGATGAAGAGGTGATCAAGGCGGCGGACGAGGCGGGCGCGACGATGCTCTTCACGGGCGTGCGGCACTTCAGGCATTAGTCGCAGGCGCAAGAGGCGCGCGCTTCATCCGGCGCTCCTGGGGGAGAGGCCATGGGGCTATAATAGGTAGCCTGCATGAAGACGCTTGTCCGACTTCTCGCCTTCCTCCGTCCCCATAGAGGACTCGTCGCACTGGCCTTCCTGAGCCTTTTCGGCTCGACGGTCCTCTCGCTTGCCATGCCGCGCATCCTGGGCTCCTCAATTGACCGGGTGGCGGAGCAGGGCAAGTTCAGCTACCTGGCCTACGCCGGCGTGGTTGTTATCGGCATCGCGCTCGGGCGGGGACTTTTCGCCTATTTTGAAAGTTACTTTCGCGAAGCCCTTTCCCAGCAGGTGGCCTACGATATCCGCAACACCATCTACGATAAGCTCCAGCGCTTGAGCTTCGCCTACCACGATAGGCAGCAGACGGGCCAGCTGATGTCCCGCGCGACGGCGGACGTGGAGAACGTGCGGTGGTTCGTGAACATCGGCGTGGTGCGGCTGGTGTATCTCATCCTGCTCGTCGGCGCTGTGGCGGGCATCCTCATGAGCATTGACTGGGCGCTGGCGCTGATGTGCCTCGGCTTCCTCCCCATCGTGATGGCGCGGGGCGTGCACATCTCGCGGAAGCTGCGCGTGGTCTGGAACCGGGCGCAGGAAATGACGGGCGAGCTGGGGACGCTGATGCAAGAGAGCATGGTGGGCATCAAGGTGGTGAAGGCCTTCCACCGGGCGGAGTACGAGGAGCGGAAGTTCGCCGCGAAGTCGCAGGAGCTTTCCGACGAGAACCTGCTGGCGGTGCGCGTCCAGGCGAGCAATACACCGCTGATGAACTTCCTCTTCACAGGGCTCATCGGCCTGATGCTGTGGTACGGCGGCCACCAGATCATTGACGGCAAGCTGACGCCGGGCGAGCTGACGCAATTCATCCTTTACATGGCGATGCTGCAGATGCCGGTGCGCATCACGGGCTTCCTGATCAACCTGGTGGCGCGCGCGATCTCCTCCGGCGACCGCATCTTCGAGATCTTGGACGCGAAATCGCCGGTGGAAGAGCGGCCGGGCGCGGTGGAGCTGAAGGATGTGAAAGGGCACATCGCCTTTGAGCGTGTCTCGTTCGATTACGAAGCGACGGCGCCGCTGCTGCGCGACGTTTCGGTCGAGGCGAAGCCGGGAGAAGTGGTCGCGCTCCTGGGAGCGACGGGCTCCGGCAAGACGACGCTGGTGCAGCTCCTGCCCAGGTTTTACGACGTGACGGCCGGGCGCATCACGATAGACGGGACGGACGTGCGCGATGTGACGCTGGAATCGCTGCGGCGCACGGTAGGCGTGGTGCAACAGGATATCTTCCTTTTCTCGGCGACGGCGCGGGACAACATCGCGTACGGCGCGCAGAAGGCGACGCGAGAGCAGGTGGAGTGGGCGGCGAAGATCGCACGCCTCCACGATTTCATCATGAGCCTGCCGCAGGGCTATGACACCTGGGTGGGCGAGCGCGGCATCACACTCTCCGGCGGCCAGAAGCAGCGGGTAGCCATCGCGCGGACGCTGCTGACGGATCCGCGCATCATCGTGCTGGACGATTCGACTTCCAGCGTGGACACGAAGACGGAGTTCGAGATACGGGAGGCGCTGAACCGCCTGATGCAGGGGCGCACAACATTCGTCATCGCGCAGCGCCTTTCCACGCTGAAGCACGCGAACCTGATCCTGGTGTTGAAGGACGGGCGCATCCTCCAGCGGGGCACCCACGAATCGCTCCTGCGCGAGGTGGGGCTCTACCGGGAGATCTACGAACTGCAGCTGCGCCCCCAGGAAGAGGCGGGCGCGTTGGGCGCGCCTGCAGAGGCGCGGCGATGATGCACCACGGCGGCGGCACGGGGCATGGCCACGGACACCGCCACGGGCACGGGATGATGGGGCGGCTGGGCGACGGCGACGACGAGACGCTGGGGAAGCCGTATGACCATAAGGTCGTGACAAGGCTCTTCCGCTACCTGGGCCCGTACAGGGGAAAGATGCTGGTCGCCACGATCTCGACGCTGCTCTACACCGGGTCCATCGTGGCCGTGCCGTGGCTTGTGGGCGCGGGGATCAATGAGGTGACGGCGAGCGACGGGCGCGGGCTGAACGCCATCGTGATCGCCTTCACGGCGGTGGCCCTTGCCGGATGGGCGGCGAACTACGTGCAGTTGGTGGTGATGGCGCAGATCAGCCAGGGCGTGCTGTACACCCTGCGGACGCAGATGTTCCAGCACCTGCACCGCCTCTCGCTGGGGTTCTATGACAAGAACGAGGTCGGACGGATCATGTCTCGGGTGCAGAACGACGTGCAGACGCTGCAGGAGTTCCTCTCCAGCGGCGTCCTGAGCGTCTCCGAGTTGTTCAGCCTCGCGGGTATCGCAGCGGCGATGTTTCTCCTGGACTGGCAATTGGCCCTGCTGACGCTTGCGGTTGCGCCGGTGCTCATCTGCGCCCTGATGCGGTGGCAGCTTCGCGCGCGGAATAGTTTCATCCGCGTGCGCCAGGCGATCTCCGTGGTGAACGCGGGCCTGCAGGAGAATATCTCCGGCGTGCGCGTCATCCAGAGCCTGAATCGGCAGGACGAGAACCGCCGCCGGTTCGACGCCATCAACAGGAGCCACCTGACGGCGAATCTGGACGCAGGGCGGATGTCGTCGGTGGTCCTGCCGCTGGTGGAAGTCCTGATGGCAGTGGCGCTGGCCGTGGTGATCATGTACGGCGGCAACCAGGTGCTGCACACGAAGCTCCAGCTGAGCGTCCTCGTCGCCTTCGCCCTCTACATCCAGCGCTTCTTCGACCCGATCCGCAACCTGACGATGCAGTACACGGAACTCCAGCGGGCCATGGCCTCCGGGACGCGCATCTTTGAGGTGCTGGACACGAGGCCGGAAATCACGGATGCGCCTGGCGCGACGGAGCTTTCCCAGGTGAAGGGCGAGATCCGCTTCGAGGGCGTGAGCCACAGCTATGTGCCGGATATATGGGTGCTGCAGGCTATCAACCTGCACATCAAGCCGGGCGAGACGATCGCGCTGGTGGGGCTGACGGGCGCGGGCAAGACGACGGTGACGGCGCTGATCGCGCGGTTCTATGAGGCGACTAAGGGGCGCATCACGATTGACGGGCACGACGTGCGCCAGGTGACGATGCGCTCGCTCGCCAAGCAGATCGGCATGGTGCTGCAGGACCCGTACCTCTTCTCGGCGACGGTGCGGGAGAATATCCGCTACGGCCGCCTGGAGGCGACGGATGCCGAGGTGGAGCAAGCGGCGCGGACCGTGGGGGCGCACGATTTCATCATGAGGCTGCCGAAGGGCTATGACACAGTGCTTGCGGAGCGCGGCGGCAACTTGAGCGTGGGGCAGCGGCAGCTCCTGAGTTTCGCGCGGGCGCTCCTGGCCGATCCGCGCATCCTGATGCTGGATGAGGCGACGGCGAACATTGACACGCACACGGAGGCGTTGATCCAAACGGCCCTAGGCCGGCTGTTGAAGGGCAGAACGTCGGTCGTTATCGCGCACCGGCTTTCGACGATACGAGGCGCGGACCGCATCGTGGTGCTGGAGAAGGGGCGCATCGCGGAGATGGGATCGCACCAGGAGCTCTTGGCGGAGGGGGGGCTTTATCACAAGCTCTACACGATGAACTATCAGCTGGAAGCGGGCGTGTAGTAAGCCGGGACGGCCTTAGGCCGTCCCTACCCGGGCACCGGTGCTACGGGCAGCCCGGCACGGCGACGGTGAAGCCGGAGAAGCGCACTGCATCGCCGATTCCGATCCCTTTAGCGGCGACATCGCCGGCGTTGATTTCCAGGATGTAGCGAACAGGTCGCGAGGGGCTATAGACGGGCAGGCCTGTGGCCTGATTCGGGTCGCGCGGCGGCGGGACGTTGGCAGTGAGATCGGCGACAGCGCACTTGCCGTCTATCCACACGAAATCGAGGGGGATGAGCATCCCCTTCATCCAGAAAGTGTAGAGGGCGTCTTCCTCATAGGGGAAAATCATGCCTGTGGACGGCGCAAGCTGTGGACGGCCTGAGAGGCCTTTGGCCTTCTCATCGAAGGTACGGGCGACGTCCACGCGAAATGAGGCGGCGCCAACGGTGACCACCGGCCCCTGGACGGCTGTCGCCGTTGGCGTGGCGGCGGAGGTAGGCGAAGGTGGCGCGGTTGGCGAGGCGATAGGCGTGTTCGTCGAGGGGGGAGGGCGCGTCTGCGTTGCCGTCGGCAATGGTGAAGCGCTCTCGCAGGCGGCGAGGGCCAGCCCGGCGAGAAGCAGAGCGAGAGGCAGCTTGAAGCGAGGCATCGGCGTCACTGGAGGAACTTGTTCGTCATCGTGCCGTCAATCGCGACGGGCTTTTCGACAATCTTATTGTCCACGAGGAACTGGATGAAGCTGCGCCACTTCGCCTCGTCCATGAGGCCGAAGGGCTGTGGCGCCGATCGCCAGAGCGGCACGAGGAGGCGCACGCCGCGCGTCACCAGCTCGCGGTCGGACTCCTGGCTGGCCTTGACGACGGCATTGATGGCGGCGTCCGGGTTCTGCACTGCATAGGCGTGACCCTTGGCCACGGCGCGCAGGAACTTGCGCAGGTTTTCGTCGGCGCCCCTGGCACGCTTTTCATTGACGACGAAGACGAGCTCGTTGAACTCGGGCACGCCCCAGTCCTGAAGTTTGAAGACATTCACCGGGTGGCCTTCCATCTCGGCGAGCACGGCCTCCACGTTCCAGTAGCCGCCGATGATGGCGTCAACCTGCTTGCTGATGAGGGCCTTGCTCAACTCAAAGCCTACGTTAATCATGGTTACGCTGGATGGGTTGACTCCGGCCTTGCTGAGGACGGCTTTGAGGTAGACCTCTTCCGTGGGGATGCCTGTGAAGCCGATCTTCTTGCCGCCGAGCTGGGCCGGACTGGCGATGCCCGAGCTTCTCAGCACCTGGATCGAGTTGAGGGGCGTCGGCACGATGGAGCCGATGGCGGTGATGGGCAGGCCCTCGGCGCGGGCGAGGATGACGGCGGGCTCGTAGCTGATGGCGATATCGGCGCGGTTAGCGGCAACGAACTTCGGCGGGTCCTCCGGATTGCCGGGGGCCTGGAGCTTCACTTTGAGCCCCTCTTCCTTGAAGTAGCCCTGGGCCTCAGCCGCGTAGAGGCCGGCGTGATCGGCGTTGGGGAACCAATCGAGGATGACGGTCAATTTGTCTTTGTCGTCTCCACCGCAGGCGGTCATGAGCAGGGCGGCCATGAGGAAGAGGGCGACAGCGGTGGCGAGCAAGAACTTTTTCATTGGAAGCTCCGTTCTTAGTTTTGGGCAGATGGGCGTTTGGCCCAGGGGAGAGCCTTGCGCTCGACGAAGGCGACTGCGGAGAAGAGGATGAGGCCCATGAGGGCGAGAACGACGATGGAGGCGAAGACGCGGGCCGTAAGGAACTGGGCCGAGGAATATTTGAGGAAGTAGCCCAAGCCTTCGTTCGCGCCGACCCATTCGCCGAAGATAGCGCCGATAACGCTGACGGCGGCTGCGACCTTGGCGCCGGAGAAGAAATAGGGGAGCGCCGACGGCATCTGCACGAGCTTGAAGACCTGCCAGCGCGTCGCGCCCATGGAGCGCATGAGGCTGACGAGGTCGGGGTCCACGCTGCGGATGCCGTCCACCATGTTGATGGTGATAGGAAAGAAGGTGATGAGGACGATGACGATGATCTTGGGCATGAGGCTGAAGCCGAACCAGACGACGAGGACGGGCGCGATGGCGATGACGGGGACCGCCTGGGAGGCGACGACGTAGGGGTAGAGGGCCCGTTCGGCGAGGCGCGACTGGGAGATGGCGACGGCGAGCGCCGCGCCGACGGCGAGGGCGACGGCAAAGCCGATGAGCGCCTCCTCCGCGGTCACGGCGGCGTGCCGCATGATGAGGCCGGGGCTTTCGGCGAAGGCCTGGATGACTTCCCAGGGAGACGGCAAGAGCCACTGCTTGAGCGATGAGAAATCGGCGACGGCCTGCCAGACGGCGATGGCGATGAGGCCCAGGAGAAGCGAGAGCACGTAGCCACCTGCCGCCGATGCCAGCGGCGAGGGGCGGCGCGCGGCTCCACCGGGAGCGCGGGACTTGGCAACGGCGTTGTGGACGGCGCTCATGCGGCACCCGCCAGGGCGGCGCCATCGCGGAGGGCGGCAAGGAGCGCCGCCTTGCGTGCGATGAAGTCCTGGGTCAGCACAAGGTCATAGCGGCGCGGGCGCGGCAGGGTGACGGCAAGCTCGCTCCTCACCTGGCCGGGGAGGGGCGTCATGACGTAGATGCGGTCGGAGAGGAGCAAGGCCTCGTCCATGTCATGGGTGACGAGGACGACGGTCTTGCCGAGGCGCTCCCAGAGGCTTAGGAGCCACTGGTGCATCGCCGAGCGGGTGAGGGAGTCGAGCGCGCCGAAGGGCTCGTCTAGGAGGAGCAGCTCTTTTTCAAAGAGGACGGTGCGGAGGAAGGCGGCGCGCTGGCGCATGCCGCCGGAGAGGGTGTGGGGATGGGCCGAGGCGAAGGGGCCGAGGCCGAACTCCTCGAGGAGGGGCCGCGCTTTGGCGCGGGCTTCGGCTCGAGGGACGCCTGCGATCTCCTGCGCAAGGATGACGTTATCGAGGACGGTGCGCCAGGGAACGAGGAGGTCTTTCTGCGGCATGTAGCCTGCAAGGCCGACCTGGCCCGTGACGACCGCGCTGTTCAGGAGAACGCGCCCCTCATCGGGCGGGATGAGCCCGGCGATGACGCCGAGCAGCGTGCTTTTGCCGCAGCCGCTCGGCCCGATGATGGAGACGAATTCCCCCTGGCGGACCGAGATGCTGACATTGCGAAGCGTCGGCAGCTCCCGCGTCTTTTCGACGAAGGTCTTGCTGACGCCATGAACCTGCAGCAGGGGAGTCGTCATCGCCATGTGCTCGTCGTCCCTACGAGGTGGTTCGTCGGCCCGTGGCCTTGCCCGAGCGGCGCGGCGCCGGCGATGGCCTGGGTGACGAAGGACTTGGCCCGTGTGATCGCGAGAGGCGGGCGCATGCCTTTCGCCAGCCCGGCGGTGATGGCGGCGGAGAAGGTGCAGCCTGTGCCGTGGGTGCTCTTTGTTTCGATGCGCCTGGAGCGAAGCTCCGTGAAGGACTTGCCGTCATAGACGACGTCAATGGCGTCTTGGGAGTCGGCGTGACCGCCTTTGACGACGACCCACTGCGCGCCTGAGGAGAGTAGCTCTTTTGCAGCGCGACGCATCTCTTCAGGCGTTTCCACACGCAGACCGGTGAGGGCCGCCGCCTCATGGGTATTCGGCGTGACGACGGCAGCAAGGGGCAGAAGATGCTTGCGAACGGTGGCGCGGGCCTCTTCGGTCAGGAGGGGATGGCCGCCTTTGGCGATCATCACCGGGTCAACGACGAGGTTGGGGATGCGCAGTTCCTTCACCAGTGAGGCGACGAGGCGCACGACGGCGCTTGAGGAGAGCATGCCGGTCTTTGCGGCGTCTAGTCCGATATCGCTCACGACGCTGCGCACCTGCTTTTCGATGAGCGGCAGGGGAAGCTCAAGGGCATCTTGGACGCCCAGGGTGTTCTGCGCCGTGACGGCGGTAAGGGCGCTCATGCCGTAGACGCCGAAGGCCGTGAAGGTCTTCAGGTCGGCCTGGATGCCTGCGCCGCCCCCGCTATCGGAGCCGGCGATGGTGAGCGCGCGCCTTATGGGCTGAGGCTTCCGGGGACTCATGAGGCCTTTCTTTTCGCTCGTTGCTTGGCGAAATGGTCCCACCCTGTGGGCTCAACATGCTCGCGCCTGCCGTCGGCGTGGCGCAGGAGGATGCCTTGTGCGGACGTCGTCTCGCCGATGAGAGCCACCGGCGTGCCCGTCTCTCGCCGAACGCGTTCGGTGAGGTTCCGGGCCTGCTCCTTGGGGCAGGTGAAGAGCAGTTCGTAGTCCTCGCCGCCGTGGAGGGCGATGGCGAGCGGGTCCAATCGCAGGGATCGCGCGATGGAGCGGGTGGCGGGAGCGATCGGGAGGGCCGAGGCATCGAGCGATGCGCCGATGCCGCTCGTCTCGCAGATGTGGCCGAGATCGCCAGCCAGGCCATCGCTCACGTCAATCATCGCCGTGGCGAGTCCTGAGGAGGCGATGACGCGCCCTTCGCGTATGCGCGGGGTCGGCGTGCGGTGGGCCTTCGCCAGGGGCGCGATGGCCTTTGAGGGGCGCAGGCGGCGTTCCAGGGCGATACGGCCCATGGCGGATGCGCCTACGGTACCGGTGACAAGGATGGCCTCGCCGGGCTTGGCCGCGCCGCGGCGCAGCAGCTCGACTTCAGCCATTTCGCCCAGGAGGGTGATGTCTATGATGAGCATGGCGCTGCTGGTGATGTTGCCGCCGATGATCGCCGCGCCGAAGCGCCCCAAGCCTTCGCGGAGGCCCTTGTAGAGGCCGTCCACCCAGGCGGTGGGCGTCTGCGGCGGCAGGCCGAGGGAGATGAGGGCATAAAGCGCCGTGCCACCCATGGCGGCGATGTCGCTCAGGTTCACGGCGGCGCAGCGGAGGCCGAGGTCGCGCGCGGAGGAGCGTTCTTTCACGAAGTGGCGGCCTTCCACTTGGATATCGCAGGTGGCGAGGAGGAGCTTGCCGGAGTCCTGGCGGAAGGCGGCGCAGTCATCGCCGATGCCGAGGACGAGGCGCCCGGCGGCCTTGGGGTTGCCTCCGGCGATGCGCGCGATGAGGCCGAATTCGCCGAGGGCGCCGACGGTTTTCTTTTCAATAGGATGACTAGGCATAGCGCAGACTCTGTGAGTGACGGAAGGGAAGCACCCTCTCCCTGTCCTCTCCCATCAAGGGAGAGGAGGATAAGGAGTTCGATTTGTTAGACATAGGCGCGCCTCGCCGAGCTGATGCGCTGTCGGAGGTCCGCTGCCGCGGACTTCACATCGGGCGCGGAGACGACTGCGGAGATGACGGCGACGCTATCCGCGCCGGCGCCGATGACTTCGGCGATGTGGTGCGCCTTGATGCCGCCGATGGCGATGATGGGCAATCGCGTCATCCTGCGGATGGCGGCTATGGCCTGGGGGCCGACGGGCGGGCCGGCATCGGTCTTGCTGTTGCGCGCCTCATAGATAGGGCCGATGGCGACATAGCTCGCTCCTTGGCTTTCGGCTATCGCGACCTGCTCGGGATTTTCGACGGAGACGCCGATGATCTTCTCCGGCCCAAGGAGCCTGCGAGCCGACGGGAGCGGCAGGTCGTCCTGGCCCAGGTGCACGCCATCAGCGTTCACGGCGAGGGCGATATCGGCGCGATCGTTCATGATGAAGAGGGCGCCTGCGCGGGAGGCGATCTTCCTGATGCTGAGGCCCGTGCGGTAGAGCTCCAGGGACGAGGCCTCCTTATCGCGAAGCTGAATGACGTTCGCGCCGCCTGCGATCGCCGCTTCGGCGACCTCCAGGTGACTGCGGCCCCTTGCGAGCGCGCGGTCGGTGATGACGTAGAGGCTGTAGTCCAACGTGCCCCTGGCAGCCATAGGCCTACCTTCGCGACTTGGCGAGCCTGGCGGCGCTGAATTTGCCCAGGCCACCCTTCGTTTTACCGGTGGTGACGATATCGGCGATGAGGCGCGCGGTGATGGGTGCGAGGAGGATGCCGCTGCGATAATGGCCCAAGGCTAGGGTCGCGCCATCGTTCCCTGGGGCGGGGCCGAGGATGGGAAGGTCGTCGGCGACGTTGCGAGGGCGGAGGCCAGCGCGCGAATGATGGATGGTCGTCGCGCCCACGGAGGGAAGAAGGGACTGGATGTTGGTGAGCATCGTCGCCACGCCTTTGACAGTGACTTGCTGTTCGTAGCCTGCATCGTGCTCAAGGGTGGTGCCAACCAGGGTTGTGCTATCGCCCTTGGGAACGGCGTAGGCCTCGGCGTGGAGGACGGTGCGGGAAAGGGGGCGAGGAAGCTTGTTGACGTAGACGACCTGCCCGCGCACGGGGGCCACAGGCACGTCATAGCCGAGCCACTGGCTTGCCGCGCGGCCCCACGCGCCGGTGGCGAGGACGACGGCATCGGCGGAGAGCGTCTCCTGGGGCGTGCGCACCCCGGTGACCTTCACGCCGCGCTTCATCAGGCCGACGACGGGCGTCTCTTCGCGGAAGCGCGCGCCGCGGGCGATGGCCGCCCTGCGCAGGACTTCCACGAGGCGCGAGGCGCTCAACTGCGGCTCGCCTGGAGAGTAGGCGGCGCCGCGGATGGCCGGCGAAAGGAGCGGCTCGAGGCTTTGGGCATGCTTTGCGCTCACCCACTCGACGCGCAGGCCGCGCTCGTTGCCGAAATCGGCGAGGGCGCGCAGGCGGCGCTCCTCCTCCTCAGTCTTGGCGATGCGCAGGATCCCTGAGGGAAGGCATTCGGCGGAGAGGCGGGCGATCTCCTCCGCCTCCTCAAGGAAGGGCTTGTAGATGGCGAAACTGCCGAAGCCGAGTTCGATAAGCGCGTCGTCGCACATGCTGTCGGAGAGGGGCGCGAGCATGCCTGCGGAGGCGTAGGTGGCCCCCGAGCCGAGCTGGCGCTGTTCCAGGAGCGTAACGCGAACCTTGCGCCCGGCCAGCTCGTAGGCGATGCCGCAGCCGATGACGCCGCCGCCGACGATGATGACTTCAGAGGATGGTGTCATGGAAGATTTCCTCGGGGCGTGTGCCATGTGACGCTACCCGCCGCCGACCATCTGCACGATGTCCACCACATCGCCTGCGCGAAGTGTGACGCCGGCCCATTGGTCCTTGTGGACGACCTGGCCGTTGATGCCGACGGCGATGCGCTTCCCCAGGACGCCCTTCGCTTCGAGGTAGGCGATGAGGCCCATGGAATGCTCGAGGGTTTGGGGCTTGCCGTTGACGGTCAGCGTGATCATCGCGGCGCTCACTTTGCCGCCTTTAGCGGCGCTACGGCCAGTCGCAGCTCCCTGGCGGCGCGCTGGGCATCGTAGGCACTCAGGATGGCGGAGACGACGGCGACGCCTTTCGCGCCCGCCTTCAGCACCTCGGGCGCGTTGTGCGCCGTGACGCCG is a genomic window containing:
- a CDS encoding phosphoribosylformylglycinamidine cyclo-ligase encodes the protein MHSPTDSANQYAAAGVDIDAAERAKQLIKPLARSTARPGYMSDIGFFGAFFQVQGYKEPVLVSSTDSVGTKVLIAIQMRKLDTVGHDIVNHCVNDIFVGGADPLFFLDYLGLGHLVPEEVEQIVKGLAAACKANNCSLVGGETAQLPALYKPGDFDLVGFIVGAVEKSGIIDGSTIKPGDAIIGIPSSGLHTNGYSLGRRVFNTESDPKALSVRHADLGRTLGEALLEPHRSYYHDVKPVIGQVKGMAHITGGGLPGNVPRVLPKGVTAVFDRKAWSVPPLFQMIQRAGKVDDEEMFKVFNMGIGMTVFCAPEHVRAITVRIPDAKVIGQVTAQSGPQRVIINP
- the purH gene encoding bifunctional phosphoribosylaminoimidazolecarboxamide formyltransferase/IMP cyclohydrolase, with product MKAIVSVSDKRGLVPFIQSLQGQGLDLYSTGGTKKALQEAGVKVHGISDLTGFPEILDGRVKTLHPKLHGGLLAKRSDAKHTNELKANAIDYIDIVVVNLYPFVQTASKPGVTLDEALENIDIGGPTLLRASAKNFPSVLVVVDPDDYGWVQERLKAGGVSQEERRKLAQKAFQHVALYDTAIAGYLRGEGDPFTQELTIGLTRLQSLRYGENPHQKAAFYREALSGEGTIASAKQLHGKELSYNNILDADAAWSAARDFSGPTAAVIKHTNPCGLASHSDLAEAYRRAYSGDTVSAFGGIVALNREVDLATAEEIRKIFYEIVIAPGYKPDALALLQKKKDLRILQVPLPKGKVATGLDFRRVTGGMLAQGYDDIAEEAKTWKAVTKRQPTPLELEQLAFAWGVVKHVKSNAIVLVKDKTLVGMGAGQPNRVVSVHLALRAAGEKAKGSVLASDAFFPFPDGPQMALAGGITAIAQPGGSIRDEEVIKAADEAGATMLFTGVRHFRH
- a CDS encoding ABC transporter ATP-binding protein, with the protein product MKTLVRLLAFLRPHRGLVALAFLSLFGSTVLSLAMPRILGSSIDRVAEQGKFSYLAYAGVVVIGIALGRGLFAYFESYFREALSQQVAYDIRNTIYDKLQRLSFAYHDRQQTGQLMSRATADVENVRWFVNIGVVRLVYLILLVGAVAGILMSIDWALALMCLGFLPIVMARGVHISRKLRVVWNRAQEMTGELGTLMQESMVGIKVVKAFHRAEYEERKFAAKSQELSDENLLAVRVQASNTPLMNFLFTGLIGLMLWYGGHQIIDGKLTPGELTQFILYMAMLQMPVRITGFLINLVARAISSGDRIFEILDAKSPVEERPGAVELKDVKGHIAFERVSFDYEATAPLLRDVSVEAKPGEVVALLGATGSGKTTLVQLLPRFYDVTAGRITIDGTDVRDVTLESLRRTVGVVQQDIFLFSATARDNIAYGAQKATREQVEWAAKIARLHDFIMSLPQGYDTWVGERGITLSGGQKQRVAIARTLLTDPRIIVLDDSTSSVDTKTEFEIREALNRLMQGRTTFVIAQRLSTLKHANLILVLKDGRILQRGTHESLLREVGLYREIYELQLRPQEEAGALGAPAEARR
- a CDS encoding ABC transporter ATP-binding protein; this translates as MMHHGGGTGHGHGHRHGHGMMGRLGDGDDETLGKPYDHKVVTRLFRYLGPYRGKMLVATISTLLYTGSIVAVPWLVGAGINEVTASDGRGLNAIVIAFTAVALAGWAANYVQLVVMAQISQGVLYTLRTQMFQHLHRLSLGFYDKNEVGRIMSRVQNDVQTLQEFLSSGVLSVSELFSLAGIAAAMFLLDWQLALLTLAVAPVLICALMRWQLRARNSFIRVRQAISVVNAGLQENISGVRVIQSLNRQDENRRRFDAINRSHLTANLDAGRMSSVVLPLVEVLMAVALAVVIMYGGNQVLHTKLQLSVLVAFALYIQRFFDPIRNLTMQYTELQRAMASGTRIFEVLDTRPEITDAPGATELSQVKGEIRFEGVSHSYVPDIWVLQAINLHIKPGETIALVGLTGAGKTTVTALIARFYEATKGRITIDGHDVRQVTMRSLAKQIGMVLQDPYLFSATVRENIRYGRLEATDAEVEQAARTVGAHDFIMRLPKGYDTVLAERGGNLSVGQRQLLSFARALLADPRILMLDEATANIDTHTEALIQTALGRLLKGRTSVVIAHRLSTIRGADRIVVLEKGRIAEMGSHQELLAEGGLYHKLYTMNYQLEAGV
- a CDS encoding DUF192 domain-containing protein, with product MTPMPRFKLPLALLLAGLALAACESASPLPTATQTRPPPSTNTPIASPTAPPSPTSAATPTATAVQGPVVTVGAASFRVDVARTFDEKAKGLSGRPQLAPSTGMIFPYEEDALYTFWMKGMLIPLDFVWIDGKCAVADLTANVPPPRDPNQATGLPVYSPSRPVRYILEINAGDVAAKGIGIGDAVRFSGFTVAVPGCP